Proteins from a single region of Urocitellus parryii isolate mUroPar1 chromosome 4, mUroPar1.hap1, whole genome shotgun sequence:
- the LOC113193778 gene encoding olfactory receptor 8B12, producing the protein MATKNSSVTEFILAGLTDQPGLRIPLFFLFLGFYMVTVMGNLGLIMLIGLNSHLHTPMYFFLFNLSLIDFCYSTTITPKMLMSFISKKNIILHSGCMTQLFFFCFFVVSESFILSAMAYDRYVAICNPLVYMVTMSPQVCFLLLLGVYGMGFAGAMAHTGSIMSLTFCAGNLVNHFMCDILPLLELSCNSTYVNELVVFIVVAIDIGMPIVTIFISYALILSSILHIRSTDGRSKAFSTCSSHMIVVCLFFGSGAFMYLKPPSILPLDQGKVSSLFYTIVVPMLNPLIYSLRNKDVKIALRKTWDKKIFS; encoded by the coding sequence ATGGCAACCAAGAACTCCTCTGTGACAGAGTTCATCCTCGCAGGCTTAACAGACCAGCCAGGCCTCCGGATCCccctcttctttctgtttctaggTTTCTACATGGTCACTGTGATGGGAAACCTGGGCTTGATAATGCTGATTGGGCTGAACTCACACCTGCatacccccatgtacttcttcctcttcAACCTCTCCTTAATAGATTTCTGTTACTCCACCACCATTACCCCCAAAATGCTGATGAGTTTTATCTCAAAGAAGAACATCATCTTGCACTCTGGCTGCATGACACAgctctttttcttctgcttcttcgtTGTCTCTGAGTCCTTTATTCTGTCAGCTATGGCGTATGACCGCTACGTTGCCATTTGTAACCCCCTGGTGTACATGGTTACCATGTCTCCACAGGtgtgttttcttctcttgttgGGTGTCTATGGGATGGGATTTGCTGGGGCCATGGCCCATACCGGAAGCATAATGAGTTTGACCTTCTGTGCTGGCAACCTTGTCAATCATTTCATGTGTGACATTCTTCCGCTCCTTGAGCTCTCCTGCAATAGCACCTATGTGAATGAGTTGGTGGTCTTTATTGTTGTGGCCATTGACATTGGAATGCCCATTGTCACCATATTCATTTCTTATGCCCTCATCCTCTCTAGCATCCTTCACATTCGTTCCACAGATGGCAGATCCAAAGCCTTTAGTACCTGCAGCTCCCACATGATTGTGGTTTGTCTTTTCTTTGGTTCTGGGGCTTTTATGTATCTCAAACCACCTTCCATTTTGCCCCTTGATCAAGGGAAAGTGTCCTCTCTGTTTTACACCATTGTGGTGCCCATGTTAAACCCATTAATCTACAGCTTGAGAAATAAGGATGTCAAAATTGCCCTGAGGAAAACCTgggacaaaaaaatattttcttaa